A part of Thermoplasmata archaeon genomic DNA contains:
- the serS gene encoding serine--tRNA ligase: MIDLERLRREPAEVEANLARRRQPEYLRLLGEAREKDAAWRAARAEADRLRQRRNELSRSIAAARSRHEESSPLEAEAKQALERFDELTRREVALLLERDERLKRLPNLLDPSVPYGKDDSDNVVVSTWGDPIRDAGARRAHGELLEGLGMVDFDRARRASGAGFYYLSGPIVSLDLALQRFALDLLIERGFTPVIPPFLLRRGPYEGVTDLADFENVMYKIEGDDLYLIATSEHPLAALRLGEILDEDSLPIRLAGLSTNFRREIGGHGVDQKGIFRVHQFEKVEQFVFCHPDDSSAIHEELRANAEEVFRRLAIPYRVVNVCTGDIGTVAAKKYDLEAWFVRQQAFREVVSCSNCSDYQARRLGIRLGKAGRPGKIVPHTHNSTAIATSRAIAAIAEQYQRPDGSIEIPKVLRPYLGDKTLLTRGGLV; this comes from the coding sequence GTGATCGACCTCGAGCGGTTGCGACGCGAGCCTGCGGAGGTCGAGGCGAACCTCGCCCGCCGTCGCCAACCCGAGTACCTCCGCCTGCTCGGGGAGGCCCGGGAGAAGGACGCGGCCTGGCGCGCCGCCCGGGCCGAGGCGGACCGGCTGCGACAGCGGCGCAACGAGCTGAGTCGGTCGATCGCCGCGGCGCGCTCCCGCCACGAGGAGTCGAGCCCGCTCGAAGCCGAGGCGAAGCAGGCGCTCGAGCGATTCGACGAGCTCACCCGGCGGGAGGTCGCGCTCCTCCTCGAGCGCGACGAGCGGCTCAAACGTCTGCCGAACCTGCTCGATCCCAGCGTTCCCTACGGCAAGGACGATTCGGACAACGTGGTCGTCTCGACCTGGGGGGACCCGATCCGGGACGCGGGGGCCCGCCGAGCCCACGGGGAGCTCCTCGAAGGCCTCGGCATGGTCGACTTCGATCGGGCCCGCCGCGCGAGCGGGGCCGGCTTCTACTACCTGTCGGGCCCGATCGTGTCGCTCGACCTCGCGCTCCAGCGTTTCGCGCTGGATCTCCTCATCGAGCGGGGCTTCACGCCGGTGATCCCGCCGTTCCTGCTCCGCCGCGGCCCGTACGAGGGGGTGACCGACCTTGCCGACTTCGAGAACGTGATGTACAAGATCGAGGGCGACGATCTCTACCTGATCGCGACGAGCGAGCACCCGCTCGCCGCGCTCCGCCTCGGCGAGATCCTGGACGAGGACTCCCTGCCGATCCGCCTCGCGGGTCTCAGCACGAACTTCCGCCGGGAGATCGGCGGTCACGGTGTCGACCAGAAGGGGATCTTCCGTGTCCATCAGTTCGAGAAGGTCGAGCAGTTCGTGTTCTGCCATCCGGACGATTCGTCGGCGATCCACGAGGAGCTGCGGGCGAACGCGGAGGAGGTCTTCCGGCGGCTGGCGATCCCGTACCGGGTCGTCAACGTCTGCACGGGAGACATCGGCACCGTCGCCGCAAAGAAGTACGACCTCGAGGCCTGGTTCGTGCGCCAGCAGGCGTTCCGCGAGGTGGTGAGCTGCTCGAACTGCAGCGACTATCAGGCGCGACGGCTCGGGATCCGCCTCGGCAAGGCCGGCCGGCCCGGCAAGATCGTCCCCCACACGCACAACTCGACCGCGATCGCGACCTCGCGGGCGATCGCCGCGATCGCCGAGCAGTACCAGCGACCGGACGGGTCGATCGAGATCCCGAAGGTCCTGCGGCCCTACCTGGGCGACAAGACGCTCCTGACGCGGGGCGGACTCGTCTAG
- a CDS encoding tRNA uridine(34) 5-carboxymethylaminomethyl modification radical SAM/GNAT enzyme Elp3 yields the protein MARALIGPTPPTSEEVHREKLAAIRRAGGGPLPSNVDWIAGLPAPQRRRFEGVVRRKPARTLSGVAVVAVMTAPARCPHGRCTYCPGGVENSSPQSYTGEEPSALRGAQLHWDAEAITRNRIAALEAIGHPTSKVEAIVMGGTFPARPRRFQEEVLRGIYEGLNGARSASLPAAIAANETAVHRLVGLTVETRPDWCDGRVLPFLLDAGVTRVEVGVECLHDDVLVAVGRAHGTGDVARATREARDRGLKVGYHLMLGLPGMDPAADLADFRRLWDEEEYRPDFLKIYPTLVLPGTPLFEDWQRGRYAPYDEPTATRLLVAMKRVLPPWVRIQRIQRDIPSRLIAAGVRASNLRERALAGLAEAGEHCRCLRCREVGRRAAPPPDEFRPLRTEYRAAGGREVFLSIEHAASDTVAAFLRLRFPSDVTDGGLCEPVVRELKVVGSPVAVGLAPGRATEYQHRGLGRALLASAEAEARDRGFSGLYVTSAVGTREYYARHGFERAGPLQRKALGTAGAPTPPLRGS from the coding sequence GTGGCTCGGGCGCTGATCGGGCCGACGCCGCCGACCTCGGAAGAGGTCCATCGCGAGAAGCTCGCCGCGATCCGCCGTGCGGGCGGCGGCCCCCTGCCCTCGAACGTGGACTGGATCGCGGGACTGCCCGCGCCGCAGCGACGGCGCTTCGAGGGCGTCGTCCGTCGCAAGCCCGCGCGCACGCTCTCGGGCGTGGCGGTGGTCGCCGTGATGACCGCGCCGGCGCGCTGCCCGCACGGGCGCTGCACCTACTGCCCCGGCGGGGTGGAGAACTCGAGCCCCCAGAGCTACACGGGCGAGGAACCGTCCGCGCTGCGCGGCGCGCAGCTCCACTGGGACGCGGAAGCGATCACCCGGAACCGCATCGCGGCGCTCGAGGCGATCGGGCACCCGACCTCCAAGGTCGAGGCGATCGTGATGGGCGGCACCTTCCCGGCCCGACCGCGCCGCTTCCAGGAGGAGGTCCTCCGCGGGATCTACGAGGGGCTCAACGGCGCTCGCTCGGCCTCGCTACCGGCGGCGATCGCGGCGAACGAGACCGCGGTCCACCGGCTCGTCGGCCTCACGGTCGAGACCCGCCCGGACTGGTGCGACGGGCGCGTCCTGCCGTTCCTCCTGGACGCGGGCGTCACGCGGGTGGAGGTAGGCGTGGAGTGCCTGCACGACGACGTGCTGGTCGCCGTGGGACGGGCCCACGGCACCGGGGACGTCGCCCGCGCGACGCGGGAGGCGCGAGACCGGGGCCTCAAGGTCGGCTACCACCTCATGCTGGGGCTGCCGGGAATGGACCCCGCCGCCGACCTCGCCGACTTCCGCCGGCTCTGGGACGAGGAGGAGTACCGGCCGGACTTCCTCAAGATCTACCCCACGCTCGTCCTCCCCGGCACGCCGCTGTTCGAGGATTGGCAGCGCGGGCGCTACGCGCCCTACGACGAGCCGACGGCGACGCGGCTGCTGGTCGCGATGAAGCGCGTGCTGCCGCCCTGGGTCCGGATCCAGCGGATCCAGCGCGACATCCCCTCTCGGCTGATCGCGGCGGGCGTGCGGGCGAGCAACCTGCGCGAGCGGGCGCTCGCCGGGCTCGCCGAGGCGGGCGAGCATTGCCGCTGCCTGCGCTGCCGCGAGGTCGGCCGACGCGCGGCCCCCCCGCCCGACGAGTTCCGCCCGCTTCGCACCGAGTACCGTGCCGCCGGAGGCCGCGAGGTGTTCCTCTCGATCGAGCATGCCGCCTCCGACACGGTCGCGGCATTCCTGCGCCTGCGCTTCCCCTCCGACGTGACGGACGGGGGCCTGTGCGAGCCGGTCGTCCGAGAGCTGAAGGTCGTCGGGAGCCCCGTCGCGGTCGGTCTCGCGCCGGGACGCGCGACCGAGTACCAGCACCGGGGCCTGGGACGGGCGCTGCTCGCCTCGGCCGAGGCCGAGGCGCGGGACCGCGGCTTCTCCGGATTATACGTCACGAGCGCCGTCGGCACGCGTGAGTACTACGCGCGCCACGGCTTCGAACGCGCCGGGCCGCTCCAGCGCAAGGCCCTCGGGACCGCCGGGGCACCGACTCCGCCGTTGCGCGGTTCGTAA
- a CDS encoding orc1/cdc6 family replication initiation protein → MPPDSEDRPADTPDRPDLRHASPGAVTPVSDRPTSGGSAPEPPYGGASPPPTTPSSTAEFLDAILQTKSELFRENREVLRDSYVPARLPHRDGEIRQIAEVLAPALRGDVPSNLLLYGKIGTGKTAVVTQVRQDLQRRAEAGAAKLAFISINCGNIDTAYSLLQNIGNTFARTDAERIPTGWSLDRVQSAMRRLMDSKGGTIVLILDEIDRLVARSGDNVLYTLSQINTELEDARLVLVGISNDLKFTNHLDARVRSRLNEEKILFDPYKAPQLQDILQDRARVAFRDGVVDPGVIELCAAYAQLESGDARRALALLRLAAEMAERDRAKRITRDHVVKAKNRLEKDIIVECCRSLPPHCKVLLYAILQSYERRRTGVLTGEVYDNYKRLAERLGLPPLHARSISNYVSELESLGLIRATIVSRGRGGRTREIQVDVPISETMPALEEDALLAPLGRPKNRGQTLLTNFDNPGRTGPF, encoded by the coding sequence GTGCCACCTGACAGCGAGGACCGGCCGGCGGACACGCCGGATAGGCCCGACCTACGACACGCCAGCCCCGGGGCGGTCACGCCCGTCAGCGACCGTCCCACGAGCGGAGGGAGCGCGCCCGAGCCGCCCTACGGTGGCGCGAGCCCTCCGCCCACAACCCCGAGCTCGACGGCGGAGTTCCTCGACGCGATCCTCCAGACGAAGAGCGAGCTGTTCCGCGAGAACCGCGAGGTGCTGCGGGACTCCTACGTGCCCGCGCGGCTGCCGCACCGCGACGGCGAGATCCGCCAGATCGCCGAGGTCCTCGCCCCGGCCCTGCGCGGCGATGTCCCGTCCAACCTCCTCCTCTACGGCAAGATCGGGACGGGCAAGACCGCGGTCGTGACCCAGGTCCGCCAGGACCTCCAGCGCCGGGCCGAGGCCGGCGCCGCGAAGCTCGCGTTCATCTCGATCAACTGCGGCAACATCGACACCGCCTACAGCCTGCTGCAGAACATCGGCAACACCTTCGCCCGCACCGACGCCGAGCGCATCCCCACGGGCTGGTCGCTCGACCGGGTCCAGAGCGCGATGCGCCGCCTCATGGACTCGAAGGGCGGGACGATCGTCCTGATCCTCGACGAGATCGACCGGCTCGTCGCCCGCAGCGGCGACAACGTCCTCTACACCCTGAGCCAGATCAACACGGAGCTCGAGGACGCGCGGCTCGTGCTGGTCGGGATCTCGAACGACCTCAAGTTCACGAACCACCTCGATGCGCGCGTGCGCAGCCGCCTCAACGAGGAGAAGATCCTCTTCGACCCGTACAAGGCGCCCCAGCTCCAGGACATCCTCCAGGACCGCGCGCGCGTCGCCTTTCGCGACGGGGTCGTCGACCCCGGGGTGATCGAGCTGTGCGCCGCCTACGCGCAGCTCGAGAGCGGCGACGCCCGCCGCGCGCTCGCCCTCCTGCGCCTCGCCGCGGAGATGGCCGAGCGCGACCGGGCGAAGCGGATCACGCGCGACCACGTCGTCAAGGCGAAGAACCGCCTCGAGAAGGACATCATCGTCGAGTGCTGCCGCTCGCTGCCGCCCCACTGCAAGGTCCTGCTCTACGCGATCCTCCAGTCCTACGAGCGTCGCCGGACCGGCGTGCTGACCGGCGAGGTGTACGACAACTACAAGCGGCTCGCCGAGCGCCTCGGGCTCCCGCCGCTGCACGCGCGCTCGATCTCGAACTACGTGAGCGAGCTCGAGTCGCTCGGCCTCATCCGCGCCACGATCGTCTCGCGCGGGCGCGGGGGCCGCACGCGCGAGATCCAGGTCGACGTCCCGATCTCCGAGACGATGCCGGCCCTCGAGGAGGACGCCCTCCTCGCCCCGCTCGGACGCCCGAAGAACCGGGGCCAGACGCTGCTCACGAACTTCGACAACCCCGGGCGGACCGGCCCGTTCTAG
- a CDS encoding aldehyde dehydrogenase family protein has translation MTEEFGLFIGGRWESPPGAKRFETINPATREPVGSFVAGTAADVDRAIAAASRAFPAWKETPAPKRGDLLLEAARRLKERKSAVGRLVTEEMGKVIAEGLGDVQESIDFIEYMAGEGRRLFGETVPSELRSKFCLTVRQPKGVVACITPWNFPTAIPNWKIAAALVSGNSVVFKPASNTARCAAEVVRIYEEAGVPAGVLNLVTGSGGTVGNALVADPRVRTVSFTGGVETGREVYVRGAQGLKMVHLELGGKNPVLLMEDADLALALDGVLFGAFGTSGQRCTATSRLIVHRAVYDEFLGRLIERLRSFPVGDPLDPRTGMGPVASADQERKILDYIALGKQEATLRYGGEKLTGGLYDRGYFLAPTIFETRHGTRISKEEIFGPVLSVIRVADYEEAVRVANDVDYGLSSSIYTRDVNRAFRAMDDLEAGITYVNAPTIGAEVQLPFGGVKNTGNGGREAGSVAIEEFTELKTVFIDFSSRLQKAQIEDGTGG, from the coding sequence ATGACCGAGGAGTTCGGCCTCTTCATCGGTGGGCGCTGGGAGTCACCGCCCGGCGCGAAGCGGTTCGAGACGATCAACCCGGCCACGCGCGAGCCCGTCGGCTCGTTCGTCGCGGGGACCGCGGCGGACGTCGATCGCGCCATCGCCGCCGCCTCGCGGGCGTTCCCCGCCTGGAAGGAGACGCCGGCGCCGAAGCGCGGCGACCTCCTGCTCGAGGCCGCGCGCCGTCTCAAGGAGCGCAAGAGCGCCGTCGGCCGCCTCGTGACCGAGGAGATGGGCAAGGTGATCGCCGAGGGCCTCGGCGACGTGCAGGAGTCGATCGACTTCATCGAGTACATGGCCGGCGAGGGCCGCCGGCTGTTCGGGGAGACGGTGCCCTCCGAGCTCCGCTCGAAGTTCTGCCTGACCGTTCGGCAGCCGAAGGGGGTCGTCGCCTGCATCACACCGTGGAACTTCCCCACCGCGATCCCGAACTGGAAGATCGCGGCCGCGCTCGTCTCGGGCAACTCGGTCGTCTTCAAGCCGGCATCGAACACGGCGCGCTGCGCGGCCGAGGTGGTCCGGATCTACGAGGAGGCCGGCGTTCCGGCCGGCGTGCTCAACCTCGTCACCGGTTCCGGCGGCACCGTCGGGAACGCGCTGGTCGCCGATCCGCGGGTGCGCACGGTCTCGTTCACCGGCGGGGTCGAGACCGGCCGGGAGGTGTACGTTCGCGGTGCCCAGGGCCTCAAGATGGTCCATCTCGAGCTCGGCGGCAAGAACCCCGTGCTGCTGATGGAGGACGCGGACCTCGCCCTCGCGCTGGACGGCGTGCTGTTCGGCGCGTTCGGCACCTCGGGCCAGCGCTGCACGGCGACCAGCCGCCTGATCGTGCACCGGGCGGTCTACGACGAGTTCCTCGGGCGCCTGATCGAGCGGCTCCGCTCGTTCCCGGTCGGCGACCCGCTCGACCCGCGGACGGGGATGGGCCCGGTGGCGAGCGCCGACCAGGAGCGCAAGATCCTCGACTACATCGCGCTCGGTAAGCAGGAGGCGACGCTGCGCTACGGCGGCGAGAAGCTGACGGGGGGCCTCTACGACCGCGGCTACTTCCTCGCGCCCACGATCTTCGAGACCCGCCACGGCACGCGGATCTCCAAGGAGGAGATCTTCGGCCCGGTCCTCTCGGTGATCCGCGTCGCGGACTACGAGGAGGCGGTCCGGGTCGCCAACGATGTCGACTACGGGCTCTCCTCGTCGATCTACACGCGCGACGTGAACCGGGCCTTCCGCGCGATGGACGACCTCGAGGCCGGGATCACCTACGTCAACGCGCCGACGATCGGCGCGGAGGTCCAGTTGCCGTTCGGGGGCGTGAAGAACACCGGCAACGGAGGCCGCGAGGCCGGAAGCGTCGCGATCGAGGAGTTCACCGAGCTCAAGACGGTGTTCATCGACTTCTCCTCGCGCCTGCAGAAGGCGCAGATCGAGGACGGCACCGGCGGATGA
- the fni gene encoding type 2 isopentenyl-diphosphate Delta-isomerase, which produces MSHRKAEHVKIVLGRDVEGRYRYWNDVQLIHKALPEIDFADIDTSVELLGHRLRAPIVITGMTGGFPDAAKINDHLAHAAAEVGVAMGVGSERAAILKGQYPDSYATVARHAVPLKFANIGAPQIIPQGPHDRVVGPAEVRAAMELIHADVLAIHLNFLQEMVQPEGDRRARGSLDRIGALASEFPVLVKETGAGISRAVAEALRDHGVRAFDVSGTGGTSFAAVEHYRALEQGAEREARVGKTFWDWGIPSPVAVLELVPLGLPVVASGGVRSGLDVARALALGATAAGTAGGVLRAASTGYEETRRELEHLVHELKVAMFLTGSRTIAELGRAPYVVTGESRQWLGR; this is translated from the coding sequence CTGAGCCACCGCAAGGCCGAGCACGTCAAGATCGTTCTCGGACGCGACGTCGAGGGACGCTACCGATACTGGAACGACGTCCAGCTGATCCACAAGGCCCTTCCCGAGATCGATTTCGCCGACATCGACACCTCCGTCGAGCTGCTCGGCCACCGCCTGCGGGCGCCGATCGTGATCACGGGGATGACCGGGGGCTTCCCGGACGCCGCCAAGATCAACGACCACCTCGCCCACGCCGCCGCCGAGGTCGGCGTGGCGATGGGGGTCGGCAGCGAGCGGGCGGCGATCCTGAAGGGCCAGTACCCCGACAGCTACGCCACCGTCGCCCGCCACGCGGTGCCGCTCAAGTTCGCGAACATCGGAGCTCCCCAGATCATCCCGCAGGGCCCCCACGACCGGGTGGTCGGGCCGGCCGAGGTGCGCGCCGCGATGGAGCTCATCCACGCGGACGTCCTCGCGATCCACCTCAACTTTCTCCAGGAGATGGTGCAGCCCGAGGGGGACCGCCGCGCCCGCGGCTCGCTCGACCGGATCGGGGCCCTCGCGTCCGAGTTCCCCGTCCTGGTCAAGGAGACCGGCGCCGGGATCAGCCGGGCCGTCGCCGAAGCGCTGCGCGACCACGGCGTGCGGGCGTTCGACGTCAGCGGCACGGGCGGGACCAGCTTCGCCGCCGTCGAGCACTACCGCGCGCTCGAGCAGGGCGCCGAGCGCGAGGCCCGGGTCGGCAAGACGTTCTGGGACTGGGGGATCCCTTCGCCGGTCGCGGTCCTCGAGCTCGTCCCCCTCGGACTGCCGGTCGTCGCGAGCGGCGGCGTGCGCAGCGGGCTCGACGTCGCCCGCGCGCTCGCGCTCGGCGCGACGGCCGCGGGGACGGCGGGCGGGGTGCTGCGAGCGGCGTCCACCGGCTACGAGGAGACCCGGCGGGAGCTCGAGCACCTTGTCCACGAGCTCAAGGTCGCGATGTTCCTCACCGGCTCGCGCACGATCGCCGAGCTCGGCCGCGCGCCCTACGTGGTGACGGGGGAGAGCCGGCAGTGGCTCGGGCGCTGA
- a CDS encoding methionine adenosyltransferase: MPRNIAVEPLRTVHIEDQEIEMVERKGLGHPDSIADGVSESVSRALSRLYLDEYGRILHHNTDETQVVGGASEPKFGGGRVTSPIYMLLVGRATTEVNGEKLPYRETAIEAARKYVQSVCAHVDIDRHVEFDCRIGSGSVDLRGVFEQKAVLANDTSFGVGFAPLSDLERLVLESERFLTLKLKKKLPALGEDVKVMGYRQAGRIHLTVAAALVDREVADASEYRSVCDQVTEQLTDLAAKLTQREVSIDVNTADDPELGRFYLTVTGCSMEAGDDGSVGRGNRANGLITPCRPMSLEASAGKNPVNHVGKIYNLLGNLIANDIVRETGGNVKEVHVRILSQIGKPVDEPQVASLQILPADGVKLSSVESKAHAVANSWFDQIDTIPRRLLTGKLTVF; encoded by the coding sequence ATGCCCCGGAACATCGCCGTAGAGCCGCTACGGACCGTCCATATCGAGGACCAGGAGATCGAGATGGTCGAGCGCAAGGGGCTCGGCCACCCGGACTCGATCGCGGACGGGGTCTCCGAGTCGGTCAGCCGGGCGCTCTCGCGCCTGTACCTCGACGAGTACGGGCGCATCCTCCACCACAACACCGACGAGACGCAGGTCGTGGGCGGCGCCTCCGAGCCCAAGTTCGGCGGCGGCCGGGTCACGAGCCCGATCTACATGCTGCTCGTCGGCCGAGCGACGACCGAGGTCAACGGCGAGAAGCTCCCGTACCGGGAGACCGCGATCGAAGCGGCCCGCAAGTACGTCCAGTCGGTCTGTGCCCACGTCGACATCGACCGCCACGTCGAGTTCGACTGCCGCATCGGCTCGGGCTCGGTCGACCTGCGCGGCGTCTTCGAGCAGAAGGCGGTCCTCGCGAACGACACCTCCTTCGGCGTCGGCTTCGCCCCGCTCTCCGACCTCGAGCGCCTCGTGCTCGAGAGCGAGCGGTTCCTCACGCTGAAGCTGAAGAAGAAGCTCCCCGCCCTCGGCGAGGACGTCAAGGTGATGGGCTACCGCCAGGCCGGGCGCATCCATCTCACGGTGGCCGCGGCGCTCGTCGACCGCGAGGTCGCCGACGCGAGCGAGTACCGTTCCGTCTGCGACCAGGTCACCGAGCAGCTGACGGACCTCGCGGCCAAGCTCACGCAACGCGAGGTGTCGATCGACGTGAACACGGCGGACGATCCCGAGCTGGGGCGCTTCTACCTCACGGTCACCGGCTGCTCGATGGAGGCGGGGGACGACGGCTCGGTGGGCCGGGGCAACCGGGCCAACGGGCTGATCACCCCGTGCCGCCCGATGAGCCTCGAGGCGTCGGCCGGCAAGAACCCCGTCAACCACGTCGGGAAGATCTACAACCTGCTCGGGAACCTGATCGCGAACGACATCGTCCGCGAGACCGGCGGCAACGTCAAGGAGGTCCACGTCCGCATCCTCTCTCAGATCGGCAAGCCCGTCGACGAGCCGCAGGTCGCCAGCCTCCAGATCCTCCCCGCCGACGGCGTCAAGCTCTCGAGCGTCGAGTCCAAGGCGCACGCGGTCGCGAACTCCTGGTTCGACCAGATCGACACGATCCCGCGCCGCCTGCTGACCGGAAAGCTGACCGTCTTCTAG
- a CDS encoding zinc ribbon domain-containing protein, whose protein sequence is MACGIVNELYVLLFVAVVLAIVAAGVLLFVIQRLKRRRAQLLADLNRPSPLLPDRAFNRLEMARREEGILARQGTDVTRARELIAQSQSAFDLRQFSRSYELAQSAHEALVHARQGVPIPSGPAPAAVAGASDPEARGPAAAGRGPLAPVEAGASAPWPSASPVSRLPHHRVESQFELHLLTSELERARAERPNAAAIGAAAGLRDQAQSAFDRQQYTDALRLALKGRRELGSDLGTVAGGPTTSAASGGADGGAMDPAGAAEQAAASSRCPQCGYPARADDTFCRGCGLPRQPVVCPRCGADRAPSDTFCGRCGERFS, encoded by the coding sequence GTGGCGTGCGGGATCGTGAACGAGCTCTACGTGCTCCTGTTCGTGGCGGTCGTCCTCGCGATCGTCGCCGCGGGCGTGCTCCTGTTCGTCATCCAGCGCTTGAAGCGCCGTCGCGCCCAGTTGCTCGCCGACCTGAACCGCCCGTCGCCGTTGCTCCCCGACCGGGCGTTCAACCGCCTGGAGATGGCCCGGCGCGAGGAGGGGATCCTCGCCCGACAGGGCACCGACGTGACGCGGGCGCGCGAGCTGATCGCGCAGTCCCAGTCGGCGTTCGACCTGCGGCAGTTCTCCCGTTCCTACGAGCTCGCCCAGTCCGCCCACGAGGCGCTCGTGCACGCCCGCCAGGGCGTCCCGATCCCGAGCGGCCCGGCCCCGGCCGCCGTCGCCGGCGCGAGCGATCCCGAGGCGCGCGGGCCGGCGGCCGCCGGCAGGGGGCCCCTCGCCCCGGTGGAGGCGGGCGCGTCGGCGCCGTGGCCCTCCGCGTCGCCGGTCTCCCGGCTCCCCCACCACCGGGTCGAGTCGCAGTTCGAGTTGCACCTGCTCACCTCCGAGCTCGAGCGCGCCCGCGCCGAGCGGCCGAACGCGGCCGCGATCGGAGCCGCCGCCGGGCTGCGGGACCAGGCCCAGAGCGCGTTCGACCGGCAGCAGTACACCGACGCCCTCCGGCTCGCGCTCAAGGGCCGCCGCGAGCTCGGCTCGGATCTCGGCACCGTCGCCGGGGGCCCGACGACCTCGGCGGCCAGCGGAGGGGCGGACGGGGGCGCGATGGACCCGGCGGGTGCCGCCGAGCAGGCCGCCGCGAGCTCGCGCTGCCCGCAGTGCGGCTACCCGGCCCGTGCCGACGATACGTTCTGCCGGGGCTGCGGACTTCCCCGCCAACCCGTCGTCTGCCCGCGCTGCGGCGCGGACCGGGCCCCGTCGGACACCTTCTGCGGCCGCTGCGGCGAGCGTTTCAGCTGA
- a CDS encoding isopentenyl phosphate kinase — MAAPDRERAPTIVKLGGSVLTRKREVERLRPKLLARLAHEVASTTQSRVVLLHGAGSFGHPGARRFGLARPPEDGASAAQRSRGAAIVAAEVRRLHLAVLRALLAAGASPESIPLSTHAVQRAGQLRSLDAGPVRDALDRGRLPVSFGDVVPDEAWTSSILSADTIALELVRALGARRVIFVSDVPGVYDGPPVPRRRIVAEVSSATLEGLRPPADRPDVTGGIRGKVEAMLAIAAAGADAALISGLTDGALSRALRGEYVYGSWARAPSG, encoded by the coding sequence ATGGCCGCTCCGGATCGGGAGCGAGCCCCGACGATCGTCAAGCTCGGGGGCTCGGTGCTCACGCGCAAGCGCGAGGTCGAGCGCCTGCGACCGAAGCTCCTGGCCCGCCTCGCCCACGAGGTGGCGAGCACGACGCAGTCCCGGGTAGTGCTCCTCCACGGCGCCGGCTCGTTCGGCCACCCCGGGGCGCGTCGCTTCGGCCTCGCGCGCCCTCCCGAGGACGGCGCCTCCGCGGCCCAGCGTTCCCGGGGTGCGGCGATCGTGGCCGCCGAAGTCCGCCGCTTGCATCTCGCGGTCCTGCGGGCCCTCCTCGCGGCCGGCGCGTCGCCGGAGTCGATCCCCCTGAGCACCCACGCCGTCCAGCGCGCGGGCCAGCTGCGCTCGCTCGATGCCGGACCCGTGCGGGACGCGCTCGATCGGGGACGACTTCCGGTCTCGTTCGGCGACGTGGTCCCGGACGAGGCCTGGACCAGTTCGATCCTCAGCGCGGACACGATCGCCCTCGAGCTCGTTCGGGCCCTCGGGGCCCGACGCGTGATCTTCGTGAGCGACGTGCCGGGCGTCTACGACGGTCCGCCGGTCCCCCGGCGCCGCATCGTCGCCGAGGTGAGCTCCGCGACGCTGGAGGGGCTCCGTCCGCCCGCCGACCGGCCCGACGTCACCGGCGGGATCCGTGGCAAGGTCGAGGCGATGCTGGCGATCGCCGCGGCCGGCGCGGACGCAGCGCTTATTAGCGGACTGACGGATGGCGCGCTCTCGCGCGCCCTGAGGGGGGAGTACGTCTACGGGAGCTGGGCGCGGGCGCCGTCGGGATGA